In the Sandaracinus amylolyticus genome, CGAGGCGGGCCAGGAGATCGGCGCGGAACTCCCCGCTCCGGACGCGCGCCGCGAGGTCTCGGTTCGTCGCGCTCACGACGCGAACGTCGACGCGCTGCGCGCGCGCCGACCCGACCGGACGCACGAGCCCGTCCTCGAGCACGCGGAGCAGCTTCGCTTGGGTCGCGGGCGGCAGCTCGCCGACCTCGTCGAGGAAGAGCGTGCCGCCGTCGGCGGCGGCGAAGAGACCGCTCCGCGCCTGCGCGGCGCCGGTGAACGCCGCGCGCGCATGACCGAAGAGCTCGGTGTCGGCGAGCTGCTCGGGGAGCGCCGCACAGTTCACGGCCACGAACGCGCCGGCCCGCCCGCTGCCCTCGTGGAGGAGGCGCGCAGCGATGTCCTTGCCGGTCCCGGTCTCGCCGAGGATCAACACGCTGAGCGGCGTGGGCGCGACGAGGCCGATCTGCCTGCGCACGCGCGCGAGCGCACTGCCACCCACGAGCGGTCCGGCGTCGGCGGGCGCCCATGGCTCGGTGCGCACGCCGACCCGGAGCAGCGTCCGTCCCGCCCGCACGATGGCCCCGTCGCGGAGCGGCACGCGACCCGTCGCGCGGGCGCCGTCGACCCAGGTGCCGTTGCTGCTCCCGAGGTCCTCGATCGCCTCGCCACCGGCGTGGATCAACGCGTGCTCGCGTGAGATCGCGTCGTCGTCGATCACGATGTCCGCGCCGGTGTCGCGCCCGATTCGTTGATCGCCGCGCAGCGCGATCGAGCTGGGCGCGCTCGGCCCGTAGAACGTCGTCATCCACCGCGTCGATGCGCGAGCCGGGCGCGTCGTGCGGACCGGCAGGATCGCGGTCTCACCGGGCGTCGCTCGTGAGGCGCTCGTCATGCTTCGACGTGGCTCTGCAAGCGCGGCGGATGATATCGCAGGCGCCCGCGTCGTTTCCAGGGCGCGCGGGGAGGGGTCTTCTCGGACCCCTCCCTCCCGATCACAGCTCCATTCCGGCGCGGATGCGAAGCGTCGCGTGCGCGACGTGCAGATCCGCGAGCGCCTGGATGCGCAGCACCTCGGCCTGGAAGTAGTCGCGCTGCGCCTGGATCAGATCGAGCTGCGTCGCCGCGCCCGCGTCGAAGCGGACGCGCGCGTCCTCGGCCGCACGCTGTGCCGCAGCCGCGCCCGCGATCGCTGCCTCGGTGCGCGCGCGGGCCGTGCCCACGCGCTCGTACGCGTCGAAGATCGCGGTCTCGGTCTGCTGCACCGCGCGCTCGAGCTGCACCTCGGAGACCTCGGCCTGGGCGGCGCGCGTCGTGATCTGCGCAGGCCGCAGGAAGTCGAGCGTCCACACCGCCTGCACGCCGAGCGCGTACGACCAGTTCGCGCCCTGGAAGCCGCCCGCGTTCGAGCCGCTCTCGCGCGCGTAGCCGCTGACGATCGGCAGCAGCGAGGTCCACGCGGTGTCGGCCGCGATGTCCGCCGCGCGCGATGCCGCGCGCGCCGCGCGCACCGCGGGCAGATCGGGCGCGTTCGCCATGTAGCGATCGAAGGGCTCGAGCCCGGGCGGGATGTCCTCGAGCGACGGGCGCTCGTCGATCGGCGTGATGCCCGTGAGGTTCTGGAGGTTGCGCGCAGCGAGCACCACCGCGAGGCGCGACTCCGCGAGCACCTGCTGCGCGCGCGTCACCTCGGCCTCGGCGCGCGAGAGCTCGAGCTGCGCGGCGACACCGACCTCGACGCGCGCGGCCGCCGCGTCGCGGCTGCTCACGAGCGCCTCGAGGTTGCGCTCCGACGCTTCGACGACGGCGCGCGAGCCCACGAGCTGGTGCCACACCTGCACGATCGCGACGGCGACGTTCTGATCGGCGAGCTCGAGCCGCGCCGACGCCGAGTCCGCGAACGCTTCGGTCTGGAAGTAGACCGACCACCCGCCGACGTCGATCAGCGGCACCGTCGCGGTGAACTGCGCCGTGAGCGAGTCGAACGGCTGGATGACGACCTCGCCGCCGGTCAGCGGGTTGTCGAACGCCGCCTCGAACTCGTTCCGCTGGTAGCCACCCTGCGCGGTGAAGCTCGGCAGGAGCCGCGCGCGGGCCTCGTCGACCTGCGACTGCGCCTGGCGCAGCGCGGCGCGCGCCTCGCGGACGTCGAGCGAGCCCGTCTCACGGGCGGCGAGGAACTCGCGCAGCGGCTGCTGTGCGTGGGCCCCGCTTGGCGAGGCGAGCGTCGTCATCAGCGCGACGAGCGAGAGGACGGGAACAACACGATCCATGTCGAGGGCCTCCGTGGGGTCCGGTTCGCTTGACGTCGAGAGCACCCGGATCCAATGACTGACCGACCAGTCAATCAACGCGTCGAGTTTCTGATGCCGCGCTCGCCGAAAGACAACCAGGAGATTCGAGATGCACGCCGCGAGGAGATCCTCGCCGCGGCGGCCCGGGTCTTCGCGGCGAAGGGCCTGTCGCAGTCGAAGATCTCCGACATCGCGGCGGCCGCGAACCTCTCGCACGGCCTCGTCTATCACTACTTCGACAGCAAGGACGCGATCTTCGGGGCGATCGTCGATCAGATGATCGCGAAGATCGACGCCGACCTCGCCTCGGACGTCGAGCTCACCGCGTTCGAGCGCCTCGTCGCGGGCATCGAGCGCTCGCGCGACCGTGTCTGTGCGGGCGGCCTCGAGCCGGGTCGTGTCGTGGCGCAGGCGATGATGCAGGGAGTCATCCCCGATCACCTGCGTGGTCGCATCCACGAGCACTTCGGTCGTCTTCATCGTCGCATCGCGGAGCGCATCGAAGAAGCGCAGCGGGACGGTGACATCGAGCCGGATGCGGAGCCCGTCGAGCTGGCGTCCGCGCTCGTCTGCCTCATGCGTGGTCTGTCGATGCGCGCGCCCGACATGCCGCACCTCCCGTTCCCCATCCCCCGGACGGACACGATTCTTCGTTTGCTCCGTCCGTCGTCAGCCCCACAAGACACGCGCCGTGCAACCCCCCGCGCGGCACGAGGACCGAATGCACGTCGCAGATAGGTACAGAAGACTCGCCATCACCCTCCTCCTCGCGTCGAGCCTCGCGGCGTGCGGCAGCGGCGGCGGAGACCACGCGCAGGCCTCGCAGCGGCCGGCGGCCGAGACGCCCGCGGTCGCGGTGCGCACGGCGACGGCGCAGGGCCGACAGCAGGCCGTCACGCTGACGCTCGACGGCACCCTCGTCGCGGACGAGGAGTCGCAGCTGACGTCGGTCGTCGCGGGTCGCGTCGTGGAGGTCCTCGTCGAGCGAGGCGCGGTGGTGGAGGAAGGTCAGCCGATCGTGCGACTGCGCGACGTCGACTACCGCCTCCAGGCCCAGTCCGCGCGCGCGCAGGTCGAGCAGGCCCGCGCGCGTCTCGGCATGGACCAGAACGCGCCGGTGCCGCGCGCCGAGGACATGCCCGACGTGCGCGCCGCGCAGTCGGCGCTCGAGCTCGCGCAGGCGAACCTGCAGCGCGCCGAGGAGCTCGCGCAGCGCGGCGTGCTCGCGCAGCAGGCGCTCGACGAGACGCGCACCCGCGCCGCGCAGGCCCGCGAGCAGTACCAGACGACGCTCAACAACGCGCGCGCGTCGATCTCGTCGCTCTCGTCGGCACGCACGACCCTCGCGCAGGCGGCCACGTCGGCGTCGGAGGCGACGGTGCGCGCGCCGTTCGCGGGTGAGATCGCGAGCCGCAACGTCTCGGTCGGCGAGTACGTCACGCCGCAGTCGCCGATCGTCAGCCTCGTGCGCACCGATCCGCTGCGCATCGAGGTGCAGGTGCCGCAGCAGCACCTCATGGCGGTGCGTCCCGGACAGACCGTGCGCATCGCGGTCGACGCGGTGCCGGACCGTACGTTCGAGGGCACCGTGCGCTACGTGAGCGCCGCGGTGCAGCGCGAGACGCGCGGCCTGACGGTCGAGGCGATCGTGCCGAACCCCGAGCGCCTCCTGCGCCCGGGCCTCTTCGCGACCGCGCGCATCGAGACCGGATCGCAGCAGGACGTCGCCGTGGTGCCGGCGTCCGCGGTGATGACCGAGGCGGGCGTCGATCGTGTGTTCGTCGTCGTCGACGGAGCGATCGAGGAGCGCGTCGTGTCGATCGCGGAGCGCAGCTCGGAGGAGATCGTCATCGCCGAGGGCCTGCGCCCGGGCGAAGAGGTCGCGACCGACGCGCTCGATCAGCTCGGTGACGGAGTGCGCGTCGCGCCCGCCGGCGCGGCGACCGCGGCGGCGCCGAGCGCGCCCACGCCCCAGCCCTGACGTTCGAGAAGGAGAAGCTCAGCGATGCAGTGGCTGGCCCAGATCTGCGTACGGCGCCCCGTGTTCACGTGGGTGCTCGTGCTCTCGCTCGTCGTCGTCGGCGGCGCGAGCTTCTTCGGTCTCGGCGTCGACCGTTTCCCGAAGATCGACTTCCCCGCGATCATCGTGACGACGGTCCTGCCGGGCGCTTCGCCCGAGCAGATCGAGACCGAGGTCACCGAGCAGATCGAGGAGCAGCTGAACTCGATCAGCGGCCTCGACGAGCTCACGTCGAGCTCGTACGAGGGCTTCAGCGTCGTCGTCGCGCGCTTCGACCTCGAGAAGGACGTCGGCGAGGCCTCGGAAGAGGTGCGCGATCGCGTCGGTCGCGTGATCTCGGAGCTGCCCGAGGGCGTCGAGCAGCCGCGCGTCGAGCGCGTCGATCCCGACGCCGCGCCCATCATGTACGTCGCGGTCCGCACGAACCGCAGCGCGCGCGAGGCGACCGACTTCGCCGATCGCGTCCTGCGGCGCCGCATCGAGTCGATGAACGGCGTCGGTGGCATCGCGATCAGCGGCGCCCGCGAGCGCGAGATCCAGATCGTCACCGATCCCACGCGCCTCGCGTCGTTCGGGCTGACCGCGCGCGACGTGCAGGTCGCGCTGGCGCGCGAGAACGTCGAGATCCCCGGCGGCAACGTCGAGCAGGGCGCGCGCACGTTCCAGCTGCGCGTCGCGGGCCGCATCGAGAACCCGCAGGACTTCGCGCTGGTGCCGATCCGCGAGCGCGAAGGGCGCGTCATCCGCGTCGGCGACGTCGCGCAGGTGCTCGACGCCGGCGAGCAGCCCGAGTCGAGCGCGACCATCGACGGCGAGAGCGTCGTCGTGCTCTCGATCCGCAAGCAGTCGGGCGCGAACACCGTCGCGGTGATCGACGCGCTCCGCGGGCGCATCGCGGAGATCCAGCGCGACATCCCGCCGAGCTACCAGCTCGAGATCGTCCGCGACGAGAGCGAGTTCATCCGCAACTCGATCCACGCGGTGCAGGAGCACCTCATCGTCGGCGGTTTCCTCGCCGCGCTCGTGGTGCTCCTCTTCCTGCGCAACGGTCGCTCGACCGTGATCACCGCGCTCGCGATCCCGACCTCGATCATCGCGACGTTCGCGCTGATCGCGGCGCTCGGTCTCACGCTGAACGTCATCACGCTGCTCGGCCTGACGCTCTCGGTCGGCATCGTCATCGACGACGCGATCGTCGTCCTCGAGAACATCGTCCGGTACATCGAGGAGAAGGGCTACGACCCGAGGCGCGCGGCCGTCGTCGCGACCAAGGAGATCGGCCTCGCCGTCCTCGCGACCTCGCTCTCGCTCGTCGCGGTCTTCCTCCCGATCGCGTTCATGGGCGGCATCATCGGCCGCTTCATGTCGAGCTTCGGCTACACGATGTCGTTCGCGATCATCGTGTCGCTCTTCGTCTCCTTCACGCTGACGCCGATGCTCTCGTCGCGCTGGCTGAAGGGCCCCGTGCGCGCGGGACGCCCCTCGCGTCCCTCGCTCGAGCCCGAGGCGCCGGAGGAGGACGATCTCGAGATCCCCGATCCCGCGCCCGGCGATCGTCGCCAGGAGCGCGAGACGTACCTCGCGTGGCAGAAGGGCACCCGCCGCGTCGAGGATCTCTCGGAGCTCGCGGGCGGTGCGCACGAGGGCGGTGGCTGGCTCTACCAGCGCATGGAGCGCGCGTACATGTGGCTCCTCGCGCTCTCGATGCGGCACCGCTGGGCCGTCGGCATCGTGCTCGTGATCTCGCTCGTCTCGCTCGGGCCGATGACCGCGGCGGTGCCGAAGAACTTCCTGCCCAACGAGGACGAGTCGCGCTTCGAGATCACGGTGCGCACGCCCGAGGGCACGTCGCTCGCGCAGACCCAGCTCGTCAGCGAGCGCATCGCGCGCGCGGTGCGCGAGCTCCCCGAGGTCGATCAGACCGTGCTCACCGTCGGTGCGCCCGCCGGTGATCCCAGCGGTCGCGGCGCGAACCAGTCGTCGCTCTACGTCCGGCTCGTGCCCGCGGATCGCCGCGAGCGCTCGCAGGACGCGACGATCGAGGCCGTGCGCTCCGACGTGCTGCCGAACGTCACGCCCCAGGGCGTCGACGTGCTCGTGAACCCGGTCGCCGCGTTCGGTGGCTCGGGCCAGCAGGCCGCGCCCATCCAGTACGTCATCTCGGGCCCGGATCTGAACCAGCTCGATCAGTACGTGCAGCGGATGCTCACCGAGGCGCGCCAGCTCCCCGGCGTCGCCGAGGCGAGCACGTCGCTCGTCACCGGTCGTCCCGCGTACGAGATCCAGGTCGATCGCCGCCGCGCCGCCGATCTCGGCGTGAGCGTCGTCGACATCGCGAGCGCGATGCAGCTCATGGTCGGCGGCGTCGAGGTCACCGACTACACCGAGGCCGGCGAGCAGTACGAGGTCCGCGTGCGCGCGGACGCCGACTTCCGCAGCCGCCCCGAGGACATCGCGCAGATCACGGTGCCGAGCGCGACCGGCCAGGCCGTGCGCCTCAGCGACGTCGCCGAGATCGTGCCGACCACCGGTCCGGCGTCGATCCAGCACCTCGGCCGCCAGCGCCAGGCGACGATCTTCATCTCCACGCGCCCCGGTGCGTCGGAGCAGGCGATCGTGCAGGGCCTCGAGCAGATCCGCGCGGGCCTCGACATGGAGCCGGGCTACGGCTCGGCGCTCTCGGGGCGTTCGCGAGAGATGGGACGCGCGCTCCAGAGCTTCCTGATCGCCGTCTTCCTCTCGTTCACCTTCATGTACCTGGTGCTCGCGGCGCAGTTCGAGAGCTGGATCCACCCGGTGACGATCCTCGCGTCGCTGCCGCTCACGCTGCCGTTCGCGATCTTCTCGGTGCTCGCGCTCGGGCAGTCGCTGAACATCTACTCGATGCTCGGCGTGCTCGTGCTCTTCGGCGTCGTGAAGAAGAACTCGATCCTCCAGATCGATCACATCCGCGGGCTGCGGAGGAAGGGTCTGTCGCGCGCCGACGCCGTCATGCTCGGCAACCGCGATCGACTGCGCCCCATCCTCATGACGACCATCGCGTTCGTCGCGGGCATGGTGCCGCTGCTCGTGTCGAGCGGCGCGGGCTCGGGCACGAACCGCGCGATGGGCTCGGTCATCGCGGGCGGTCAGACGCTCTCGCTGCTGCTCACGCTGATCGCGACGCCGGTCATCTTCTCGTGGCTCGACGACCTCTCGCACTCGCGCGTCGTGAAGTTCGGCGGGCGCGTGATGCTGGCGCCGTTCCAGCTGGTGGATCGCCTGGTCTCGAAGAAGGAGACGCACGCTCCCGCGCACGTCGGGCACCCGGTGCACGCCGAGGAGCGCCCGCGCGATCTCGAGGCGTCGGCCGAAGAGGAGTGAGTGTGCGCGTAGCGCCCGGACGGTAGGGCGAGCCGACGTTCGAGATCTTCGAGGTCCACGCGCGCGGTCCCGGACGATGGGGCCGCGCGCGTGGTGCTCTCGACGGGCGCAGCGCGTCGGGCGCACACTCGCGGGCGTGGCGCGCACCGCGTTCCCTTCGGACCCGAGCGGATTCGTCGATCCTCCTTGGAACACCCCGCTCGACGTGCAGTCGGTGATCCGCGCGATCCCGGAGAGCGCGACGATCGCGGGGATGTACCTCGAGCCGCTGGTGCGCGAGGCGCGACGGCTCGGGCGCTCGCTGCCCTCGGCGCGGCAGCGCTACGTCGCGTTCCAGTTCTATCCGCTGCGCGAGCACGTGACGGTGCTCGTCGAGGGCACGCAGGCGCTCTTCCCGGAGCTGTCGATGCGCGAGGCCCTTCGGAAGCTGGGCCGTGGCGCGCCGAGGGCGCTGGTGCAGACGACGCTCGGGAAGATCGTGCTCGGCTCGACCGAGGGCGTGCTGCAGTCGCTCGACGCGATCGTGAAGACGTACAACACGAACATCAAACCGGCGCGCGCGGAGACGATCGAGTCGTCGACCCACGGCGCGATCGTGCGCCTCGAGCGCGTGCCGTTCCTCCTCGACTCGCACCACGTCGGCGTGTTCGAGGGCTCGATGAGCTACGCGGGCGTGCGCGGGACCGTGAAGGTGCGGATGCGCGGCGCCGATGCCGCGGACTTCCTCTGCGAGTGGTGAGCGCTGCACGACGAGCAGCGAGCACCGCGCCAGCTAGTAGTTGTGCAGCACGAGCGTGGGATCGCCGCCGCGCTCGGCGACCATCGCGCGCAGCTCCTTCACCATCGCGCTCTGGCCGACCGCGATGAACGCGGCGCGCCCGAAGTCCCGCACGCGCTCGAGCACCACGTCCTGGGCGCGCACACCGCTCAGCGTCCCGTCGGACCGTGGGAACGAGTAGTGGAGACGCACGTCCACGCCGTGGTCGCGCCAGCGCTCGACGTCCTCGGGGACCGCGAGGTGCGCCGCGCTGCGCAGGCCGTGATCGAGCGAGATGGCGCCCCATCGATCGCGCTCGCGCAGAACGCTCTCGAGCGCCGAGCGCACTGGCGCGATCGCGGTGCCGGTCGCGACGAAGTAGAGGTCGCGACCCATCGCGCGCTTCAGCGCGAAGCCTTCGCCCGCCGGCATCGTGATCTCGAGCGGGCTGCCGACCGGCATCGCGGCGAGACGGTCCGCGGCCTCGCCGCCCTCGGGGTTCGGCGTGCGGATCAGGAAGCGCAGCGCGCGCTCGTGCGGCGCGGAGAGCATCGCGAAGATGCCCTCGTGCGGCGGGCCTCCCTCGGTCGCGACGCGCACGCGGCAGAACTGCCCCGCGTGCTCGAAGCGCTCGAGCGCGCCCTCCGGCGCGTCGAGCTCGAGCGTCATCTGATCCGCGGCCACCGGGCTCCGCGCGCGGAGGGTGCTCGGGGAATAGGCGCTGAACTCGGGGAGAGGCATGCGGTGCTCGAAGAGCCGTACCGCGCCACGCCTCGCCCGTCGAGAGGGCGCCTACTGATCCAGCCGGCGCTCGATGATCGCGCGGCGTCGCAGCTCCTCGAGGAAGAGCTCCTCCTGCCGCGTCATCGCCTCCTGCATCATCTCGCGATAGATGTCCATGCGGACGTCGTCGTACGCGGGCAGCGCGTCGCTCGCGAGATCGCGGTTCACGAGGTGCAGGATGAACACCGCGTTCGACGCCTCGCTGCGCACCGGCGACGAGACCTCGCCCTCCTCGAGCGTCAGCAGCACCTCGGAGAGCTCGGGCGCGAGATCGCGCTCCGAGATCCGTCCGGTCTCGCCGCCGCCGTGCTCGTCCATCGCCGACGCGAAGTCCTCTTCGGTCTCGATGCCCGCGCGGATGTCGTCGGCGTCGCGCATCGCCTGGTGGATGTCGGTCGCGCTCGCATCGGCGGGCAGCGGCAGGCGGATGTACTCGGCCTCGAACGTCGCCTCGCGCCGCGCGCGCACCGCCATCTCGTCGTAGCGGCGACGCACGTCCTCTTCGGTGATGTTCACCCGGCCGCGCACGCGCTGGTTGAGCACCTTGAGGCGCAGCAGCTGCTGGCGGACGTCGCGACGGTATTGCTGCGGGCTGAAGCCCTGCGCGCGCACCGCCTCCCAGAACTCGCGCTCCTCGAGGCCGCTCTGGGTCCGCACGTTGTCGATCGCGGTGGACACCTCGGAGGTCGAGACCGTGACGTCCTCTTCGTCCGCGGCCTGCAGGATCAGGCGCTCGTCGATCATGCGATCGAGGAGCTGCGTGTAGATCTGCTGCACCGCCTGCATGCGCTGCGCTTCGGTCGGCGCCTGCATCGCGCGGCGCAGGAAGGGCGCGGCCTTCTGTCGCAGATCGGACAGGAAGATCGCCTCGTCGTTCACCACCGCGACGACACGCTCGATCACCTCGGCGTGTGTGGTCGCGGCGACCGAGAGCGAGAGCAGCGACGACGCGAGGACGGCGCCGAGCAGACGGATGGGCAGGGCTGTGCGGCGCACGTTCGTCGTCATCGGCGTGCTCACTGCGGCGGCGCGGTCGGAGCCTGCTTGGTCGGCGGGCGCGGACGGCGCGGCGCGGTCGGCGGCGTGGGCGTGCTCGGCTCGGGCGTGCTCGGCTGCATCGGGGTCGCGTCCGCGGGCGCGTCGATGTGCACCTGCGAGAGCAGGTCGAGGTTCTCCTCGACGTCGGCCTCGCCGCGCAGTCGCGTCACCAGCTCCTCGACGGCCTGCTCGCGGCGCTCGCGCCACAGGCGATGGCGGATGGGACGCGTCGCCTCCTCGAGGCTCCGGCTCAGCGCGGCGCGACGGCCCGTGAGCTTCACGATGTGGAAGCCGCGCTCGGTCTGCACGAGCTCGCCGTGCACGCCGCCGATCGTGGTGATCGAGAACGCGGCGCGCGCGACCTCGTCGGGCACCGCGGGATCCTCGGGCTGGCGCTCCTCGGGGCGCGAGAAGAAGCGCAGGTCGCCGAAACGATCGCGCGTCTCGGGGTCCTCGTTGTGCCGCTCGGCGAGCTCGCGGAAGGCGCGCACGTTCGTCGGGTCCTCGAGCACCTGGCGAAGCACGCGCTCGGCCGTCGCGCGGTTCCGGATGAGGATGTGGCTCGCGCGCACCTGCTCCGGCTTGTTGAACTCGCCGCGGTGCGCCTCGTAGTAGCGGCGCACGTCCTCGTCGCTGACGTCCGAGAGCTGGATGCGATCCTCGTACTGCTGCTTGAGGAAGCGCCGGATGAGGAT is a window encoding:
- a CDS encoding sigma 54-interacting transcriptional regulator: MTSASRATPGETAILPVRTTRPARASTRWMTTFYGPSAPSSIALRGDQRIGRDTGADIVIDDDAISREHALIHAGGEAIEDLGSSNGTWVDGARATGRVPLRDGAIVRAGRTLLRVGVRTEPWAPADAGPLVGGSALARVRRQIGLVAPTPLSVLILGETGTGKDIAARLLHEGSGRAGAFVAVNCAALPEQLADTELFGHARAAFTGAAQARSGLFAAADGGTLFLDEVGELPPATQAKLLRVLEDGLVRPVGSARAQRVDVRVVSATNRDLAARVRSGEFRADLLARLASVELRLPALRERPEDLPALAAHLLARAGQPRSIDVEAMELLALHAWPLNVRELDNVLRSAALAEEGPLSPSSIAPRLVGPRDMSPETPREDTPRRDGDTEQADLERALRKHRGNVRRASREIGLSRAHFYRLLKRWSLDPASFRGP
- a CDS encoding DUF2378 family protein, with the protein product MARTAFPSDPSGFVDPPWNTPLDVQSVIRAIPESATIAGMYLEPLVREARRLGRSLPSARQRYVAFQFYPLREHVTVLVEGTQALFPELSMREALRKLGRGAPRALVQTTLGKIVLGSTEGVLQSLDAIVKTYNTNIKPARAETIESSTHGAIVRLERVPFLLDSHHVGVFEGSMSYAGVRGTVKVRMRGADAADFLCEW
- a CDS encoding SurA N-terminal domain-containing protein, whose translation is MRRTALPIRLLGAVLASSLLSLSVAATTHAEVIERVVAVVNDEAIFLSDLRQKAAPFLRRAMQAPTEAQRMQAVQQIYTQLLDRMIDERLILQAADEEDVTVSTSEVSTAIDNVRTQSGLEEREFWEAVRAQGFSPQQYRRDVRQQLLRLKVLNQRVRGRVNITEEDVRRRYDEMAVRARREATFEAEYIRLPLPADASATDIHQAMRDADDIRAGIETEEDFASAMDEHGGGETGRISERDLAPELSEVLLTLEEGEVSSPVRSEASNAVFILHLVNRDLASDALPAYDDVRMDIYREMMQEAMTRQEELFLEELRRRAIIERRLDQ
- a CDS encoding efflux RND transporter periplasmic adaptor subunit, coding for MQPPARHEDRMHVADRYRRLAITLLLASSLAACGSGGGDHAQASQRPAAETPAVAVRTATAQGRQQAVTLTLDGTLVADEESQLTSVVAGRVVEVLVERGAVVEEGQPIVRLRDVDYRLQAQSARAQVEQARARLGMDQNAPVPRAEDMPDVRAAQSALELAQANLQRAEELAQRGVLAQQALDETRTRAAQAREQYQTTLNNARASISSLSSARTTLAQAATSASEATVRAPFAGEIASRNVSVGEYVTPQSPIVSLVRTDPLRIEVQVPQQHLMAVRPGQTVRIAVDAVPDRTFEGTVRYVSAAVQRETRGLTVEAIVPNPERLLRPGLFATARIETGSQQDVAVVPASAVMTEAGVDRVFVVVDGAIEERVVSIAERSSEEIVIAEGLRPGEEVATDALDQLGDGVRVAPAGAATAAAPSAPTPQP
- a CDS encoding TolC family protein; protein product: MDRVVPVLSLVALMTTLASPSGAHAQQPLREFLAARETGSLDVREARAALRQAQSQVDEARARLLPSFTAQGGYQRNEFEAAFDNPLTGGEVVIQPFDSLTAQFTATVPLIDVGGWSVYFQTEAFADSASARLELADQNVAVAIVQVWHQLVGSRAVVEASERNLEALVSSRDAAAARVEVGVAAQLELSRAEAEVTRAQQVLAESRLAVVLAARNLQNLTGITPIDERPSLEDIPPGLEPFDRYMANAPDLPAVRAARAASRAADIAADTAWTSLLPIVSGYARESGSNAGGFQGANWSYALGVQAVWTLDFLRPAQITTRAAQAEVSEVQLERAVQQTETAIFDAYERVGTARARTEAAIAGAAAAQRAAEDARVRFDAGAATQLDLIQAQRDYFQAEVLRIQALADLHVAHATLRIRAGMEL
- a CDS encoding peptidylprolyl isomerase, giving the protein MHRRLLILLALSALGSIALACGDDGDTPATTTQTGTSAEPTLRHGLTEAQAAETLAKIGDRTITVGEFADEIASKGPFLRARYNSPERRRELIDQMVRFELLAQEADREGFDDLPDVQRTRKQILIRRFLKQQYEDRIQLSDVSDEDVRRYYEAHRGEFNKPEQVRASHILIRNRATAERVLRQVLEDPTNVRAFRELAERHNEDPETRDRFGDLRFFSRPEERQPEDPAVPDEVARAAFSITTIGGVHGELVQTERGFHIVKLTGRRAALSRSLEEATRPIRHRLWRERREQAVEELVTRLRGEADVEENLDLLSQVHIDAPADATPMQPSTPEPSTPTPPTAPRRPRPPTKQAPTAPPQ
- a CDS encoding efflux RND transporter permease subunit, with the translated sequence MQWLAQICVRRPVFTWVLVLSLVVVGGASFFGLGVDRFPKIDFPAIIVTTVLPGASPEQIETEVTEQIEEQLNSISGLDELTSSSYEGFSVVVARFDLEKDVGEASEEVRDRVGRVISELPEGVEQPRVERVDPDAAPIMYVAVRTNRSAREATDFADRVLRRRIESMNGVGGIAISGAREREIQIVTDPTRLASFGLTARDVQVALARENVEIPGGNVEQGARTFQLRVAGRIENPQDFALVPIREREGRVIRVGDVAQVLDAGEQPESSATIDGESVVVLSIRKQSGANTVAVIDALRGRIAEIQRDIPPSYQLEIVRDESEFIRNSIHAVQEHLIVGGFLAALVVLLFLRNGRSTVITALAIPTSIIATFALIAALGLTLNVITLLGLTLSVGIVIDDAIVVLENIVRYIEEKGYDPRRAAVVATKEIGLAVLATSLSLVAVFLPIAFMGGIIGRFMSSFGYTMSFAIIVSLFVSFTLTPMLSSRWLKGPVRAGRPSRPSLEPEAPEEDDLEIPDPAPGDRRQERETYLAWQKGTRRVEDLSELAGGAHEGGGWLYQRMERAYMWLLALSMRHRWAVGIVLVISLVSLGPMTAAVPKNFLPNEDESRFEITVRTPEGTSLAQTQLVSERIARAVRELPEVDQTVLTVGAPAGDPSGRGANQSSLYVRLVPADRRERSQDATIEAVRSDVLPNVTPQGVDVLVNPVAAFGGSGQQAAPIQYVISGPDLNQLDQYVQRMLTEARQLPGVAEASTSLVTGRPAYEIQVDRRRAADLGVSVVDIASAMQLMVGGVEVTDYTEAGEQYEVRVRADADFRSRPEDIAQITVPSATGQAVRLSDVAEIVPTTGPASIQHLGRQRQATIFISTRPGASEQAIVQGLEQIRAGLDMEPGYGSALSGRSREMGRALQSFLIAVFLSFTFMYLVLAAQFESWIHPVTILASLPLTLPFAIFSVLALGQSLNIYSMLGVLVLFGVVKKNSILQIDHIRGLRRKGLSRADAVMLGNRDRLRPILMTTIAFVAGMVPLLVSSGAGSGTNRAMGSVIAGGQTLSLLLTLIATPVIFSWLDDLSHSRVVKFGGRVMLAPFQLVDRLVSKKETHAPAHVGHPVHAEERPRDLEASAEEE
- a CDS encoding TetR/AcrR family transcriptional regulator, with amino-acid sequence MPRSPKDNQEIRDARREEILAAAARVFAAKGLSQSKISDIAAAANLSHGLVYHYFDSKDAIFGAIVDQMIAKIDADLASDVELTAFERLVAGIERSRDRVCAGGLEPGRVVAQAMMQGVIPDHLRGRIHEHFGRLHRRIAERIEEAQRDGDIEPDAEPVELASALVCLMRGLSMRAPDMPHLPFPIPRTDTILRLLRPSSAPQDTRRATPRAARGPNARRR